AAAGTATTTTGTGATATAGTCTTTGAATCTTCTGTACTTGCAAGTACCTCTTCTGATAGTGCAGAATAGTTATTGATTTGTTCAAAAACTGAATCAATGGCATTCATCTGTTCATTTACGCTATGAAATAAATTTTCAACTATTTCTCCTAGATTTTCTAAAGAAAAGTCTGTAAAAGTTAAATTATTAGTAACTTTTTCTAGGGCCCTAGTTTGATTTTCTTTTATTAGAGCTAATTTGTTGTTTTCTAAATTTGTCTTCTCATATTCTTTTTCTAAATTAATAAAATTTTTTTCTTCATTTATTAGAATAGTTTCCTCTTCTGTGGATATACTTTCTTTAGTAAGAATTTGTTTAGACTTAAATAGTTCTTTTAATTTCCCCATGATTAATTTCCCCTTTAGTTTATAAAATCTTTTTAACATACATTGATTATAATTATAAGTTATTTAATGAGAAATTTAAACAATTTAAAAAATATTTTAAAGAATTTAAATATTATATGATATTTAAATTTAAAACTATAACTATATATAAAGTATAAGATTCACTTTATAATGGAAATTTGATATAATAATCTTTATTAATATGATTTATAAATTAAAAAATTATAGATGTACAGAGTATGATTAGTGTATAATTATATAATGTATAACAAAGGTAGGTGAAAACCATGGTAAAAAAGAAAAAGACATCAGGTAATACCCTAGCAGAGAATAGAAAAGCTCTTCATGATTATTTTATAGAGGAGACTTATGAAGCTGGAATATCTCTTGTAGGTACAGAGGTTAAATCTATAAGGGCAGGGAAAGCAAATTTAAAAGATAGTTATGCATATATTAAAGATAGAGAAGTATTTGTAAGCAATATGCATATAAGCCCATATGAACAGGGGAATATATTTAACAGGGATCCTCTAAGAGATAGAAAACTTCTTCTTCATAAAAGAGAAATTTTAAAACTTATGGGACTTACATCTCAAGAAGGGTACACACTAGTACCACTTGCTCTTTACTTAATTAGAGGAAGGGTAAAAATAAAAATTGCTGTAGCTAAAGGTAAACATAACTACGACAAGAGAGATGCA
The nucleotide sequence above comes from Hathewaya histolytica. Encoded proteins:
- the smpB gene encoding SsrA-binding protein SmpB; this encodes MVKKKKTSGNTLAENRKALHDYFIEETYEAGISLVGTEVKSIRAGKANLKDSYAYIKDREVFVSNMHISPYEQGNIFNRDPLRDRKLLLHKREILKLMGLTSQEGYTLVPLALYLIRGRVKIKIAVAKGKHNYDKRDALKEKIVKREAEKQFKHSMR